The proteins below are encoded in one region of Serratia symbiotica:
- the pagP gene encoding lipid IV(A) palmitoyltransferase PagP has product MMLFQRTILICALTLIFSILPSYAEVGAENSNATQAEKPGLWQRFTDNMAQTWNNSPNHDLYIPAVIWHNRWAYDDEHLNRYNERPWGGGYGISRFDSDGDWHGIYLMAFKDSFNKWEPIGGYAYEKIWRPQDDKDFRLGLGVTASVTARDNWHYIPLLAPLPMASISYQQLTFQATYIPGTYNNGNVFFAWLRWQF; this is encoded by the coding sequence ATGATGTTATTTCAACGGACTATTTTGATCTGTGCACTGACGCTGATATTTTCTATACTGCCTTCTTACGCTGAAGTTGGTGCAGAAAATAGCAACGCCACGCAAGCTGAAAAACCAGGTCTATGGCAGCGTTTTACTGACAACATGGCGCAGACCTGGAATAACTCGCCCAACCACGACCTATACATACCGGCTGTGATCTGGCATAACCGTTGGGCTTACGATGATGAGCATCTCAACAGGTACAATGAGCGTCCGTGGGGGGGCGGTTACGGCATTTCCCGCTTCGACAGCGATGGCGACTGGCACGGCATCTATCTGATGGCGTTTAAAGATTCGTTCAACAAGTGGGAGCCGATTGGTGGGTATGCCTATGAGAAGATTTGGCGCCCGCAGGATGACAAGGACTTTCGCCTGGGACTGGGTGTCACCGCTAGCGTTACCGCGCGCGACAACTGGCATTATATCCCTCTCCTCGCACCCTTGCCGATGGCCTCTATTAGCTATCAACAACTGACCTTCCAGGCCACTTATATTCCCGGCACCTATAACAACGGTAACGTGTTTTTCGCTTGGTTGCGCTGGCAGTTTTGA
- a CDS encoding glycosyltransferase family 39 protein has protein sequence MTYRLLIFWLLCYAAIWTLLTVQLDPTLPYDAVEAYNWGGNAEWGSPKNPWLVGAAMRPAIWLPELPLNIYWYGGHFLAIAIGMLGVWVLARRLSGSTQLAWLALLTLNLSGIINFDIIPYNDNYLLVMLWPWMMLFFHLAITRSTSWWLAFALAAGLAMMAKYSTFALVFFIVLATLLVPSIRRCYRQPQFYLAVAVWLALVLPNLYWLWQHDFAAFKWVDSQTRMQLNFAILLSLLLVFYPLFFLWFILRWAGAVLAWPRDLPLRVLLWVYLLPLGIIACWFSFHVGGRLTEWLQPFLILAPALLVGCVRQPPTRSLRRAMIGLLCIALATCLGYAVVMLANVRNAGQKMVGIKAFSTGIEQRWQQRYGTELRYVGGAYLSQWMMVYANSHPQTITRWSNLARPNIYNAQISFSQIVQHGAVLFGQLGEDCAQTNFGGVLNDWPLMRIDSQQNLPFQADPQASVHMLCVAFVRPQFKER, from the coding sequence ATGACATATCGCCTACTCATTTTTTGGTTGCTGTGCTATGCGGCAATTTGGACGCTGCTGACTGTGCAGCTCGATCCTACCCTGCCTTATGACGCCGTCGAAGCCTATAACTGGGGGGGCAATGCCGAATGGGGATCACCGAAAAATCCGTGGTTGGTGGGGGCGGCGATGCGCCCGGCAATCTGGCTACCCGAATTGCCGCTGAATATCTATTGGTACGGCGGACATTTTTTGGCTATCGCCATCGGTATGCTGGGTGTATGGGTGCTGGCGCGGCGGCTTAGCGGTAGCACTCAGTTGGCCTGGTTGGCGCTACTGACGCTTAACCTATCCGGTATCATCAATTTCGACATCATTCCCTATAACGACAACTATCTACTGGTCATGCTGTGGCCGTGGATGATGCTGTTCTTTCACCTGGCGATAACCCGTTCCACCAGTTGGTGGTTGGCCTTTGCTCTGGCCGCTGGTCTGGCGATGATGGCGAAATATTCAACCTTCGCCTTGGTGTTCTTTATTGTGCTGGCGACACTGCTTGTGCCGTCTATCCGCCGTTGCTACCGCCAGCCGCAGTTTTATCTAGCGGTAGCTGTCTGGCTGGCGTTGGTACTGCCGAACCTGTACTGGCTATGGCAGCATGATTTCGCCGCCTTCAAGTGGGTCGATTCGCAAACCAGGATGCAGCTCAACTTCGCCATACTGCTATCGCTGCTATTGGTGTTTTATCCATTGTTTTTCCTATGGTTTATCCTGCGGTGGGCAGGAGCGGTGTTGGCCTGGCCGCGCGATTTACCGCTGCGGGTGTTGCTATGGGTCTATCTATTGCCGTTAGGCATCATCGCCTGCTGGTTCTCTTTCCACGTGGGGGGTCGGTTGACCGAGTGGTTGCAGCCGTTCCTCATATTGGCACCGGCGCTGTTGGTCGGTTGCGTGCGCCAACCGCCGACCCGCTCATTACGCCGGGCAATGATTGGGCTGTTGTGCATCGCGCTGGCCACCTGCCTGGGGTATGCCGTGGTGATGCTAGCCAACGTGCGCAATGCCGGGCAGAAGATGGTTGGCATTAAAGCGTTCAGCACTGGGATTGAGCAGCGCTGGCAGCAACGCTACGGAACAGAGCTACGTTATGTCGGTGGTGCCTACTTATCACAGTGGATGATGGTATACGCCAATTCCCATCCGCAAACTATTACGCGCTGGAGCAATCTTGCGCGGCCGAATATCTATAACGCTCAGATCAGCTTTTCGCAGATTGTCCAGCACGGCGCGGTGCTATTTGGCCAACTAGGGGAAGATTGTGCGCAGACCAATTTTGGTGGGGTGTTGAATGACTGGCCGCTGATGCGCATCGATAGCCAGCAAAACCTACCGTTCCAGGCGGATCCGCAGGCTAGCGTACACATGCTGTGTGTGGCATTTGTTCGGCCGCAGTTCAAGGAGCGGTAA
- the aroL gene encoding shikimate kinase AroL produces the protein MTQPLFLIGARGAGKTTVGSALALALGYQFIDTDLFMQHAAQMSVAKMVEREGWLGFRRRENIALHTVSQPSTIIATGGGMILAQENRWFMRQHGTVIYLHAPASVLAQRLEAYPQDAQRPTLTGKPIAEEMFEVLAAREALYREAAHYVMEGTADPQQVIEQICAVLQYERVK, from the coding sequence ATGACACAACCCCTGTTTCTGATAGGCGCTCGCGGGGCCGGTAAAACCACAGTAGGCAGTGCACTGGCGTTGGCATTGGGCTATCAGTTCATCGATACCGATCTGTTTATGCAGCATGCGGCGCAAATGAGCGTGGCGAAAATGGTTGAACGTGAAGGCTGGCTGGGATTCCGTCGCCGCGAAAATATCGCGCTACACACCGTGAGCCAACCCTCAACGATCATTGCTACGGGTGGCGGCATGATCCTGGCGCAAGAGAACCGCTGGTTTATGCGTCAGCATGGCACGGTGATCTATTTGCATGCCCCAGCCAGCGTATTAGCGCAGCGGCTAGAAGCCTACCCACAGGACGCACAACGGCCAACGCTGACCGGTAAGCCGATCGCGGAAGAAATGTTTGAGGTGCTGGCAGCGCGTGAAGCGCTGTATCGCGAGGCGGCGCATTACGTGATGGAGGGCACCGCTGATCCGCAGCAGGTGATAGAGCAGATCTGCGCCGTGCTGCAATACGAACGGGTAAAATAG
- the ppnP gene encoding pyrimidine/purine nucleoside phosphorylase, protein MLKVNEYFAGKVKSIGFDSSSIGLTSVGVMEEGEYTFSSAQPEEMTVITGALKVLLPGAPDWQVFMPGEKFFVPGHSEFNLQVADVTAYLCRYLSK, encoded by the coding sequence ATGTTGAAAGTCAATGAGTATTTTGCCGGAAAAGTGAAGTCCATCGGTTTTGACAGTAGCAGCATCGGTCTTACCAGCGTGGGGGTCATGGAAGAGGGCGAATATACTTTTAGCTCCGCCCAGCCGGAAGAAATGACGGTGATCACCGGGGCGCTGAAAGTACTGTTGCCGGGGGCACCGGATTGGCAAGTGTTTATGCCAGGTGAGAAGTTCTTCGTGCCGGGTCATAGTGAGTTCAACCTGCAAGTGGCTGATGTTACCGCCTATCTATGCCGTTATCTAAGCAAATAA
- the rdgC gene encoding recombination-associated protein RdgC, which produces MLWFKNLMVYRLSREVALNADEMEKQLSAFAFTPCGSQDMAKTGWVSPTGLHRDALTHALNGQIVICARKEEKILPSPVIKQALQAKIERLEGEQQRKLKKTEKDALKDEVLHSLLPRAFSRFNQTFMWIDTVNDLIMVDAASAKRAEDILALLRKSLGSLPVVPLTLENPIELTLTEWVRSGELPAGFVIQDEAELKATLEEGGVIRCKKQNLISDEIAVHIEAGKRVTKLALDWQERIQLVLSDDGSLKRLKFADTLREQNDDIDGDDIAQRFDADFILMTSELAALIKSTLEALGGEAQR; this is translated from the coding sequence ACCGTTTAAGCCGTGAAGTGGCGCTAAATGCGGATGAAATGGAAAAGCAGCTCAGCGCGTTTGCCTTCACCCCATGCGGTAGTCAGGACATGGCGAAAACCGGCTGGGTTTCCCCGACGGGCTTACACCGCGATGCGTTGACCCATGCGCTCAACGGCCAGATTGTCATCTGCGCGCGCAAGGAAGAGAAAATCCTGCCATCGCCGGTGATCAAGCAGGCGCTCCAGGCCAAGATCGAACGCCTAGAAGGCGAACAACAGCGCAAGCTGAAGAAAACCGAAAAGGACGCGTTGAAGGACGAAGTGCTGCACAGCCTGCTGCCACGCGCCTTCAGCCGTTTCAACCAAACCTTTATGTGGATCGATACCGTCAACGATCTGATCATGGTCGACGCCGCCAGCGCCAAACGCGCCGAAGATATTTTGGCTCTGCTGCGCAAGAGCCTTGGATCGCTACCGGTGGTGCCATTGACCTTGGAAAACCCGATCGAACTGACGCTGACCGAATGGGTGCGCTCAGGCGAGCTGCCTGCCGGTTTCGTCATTCAGGACGAAGCAGAACTGAAAGCGACGTTGGAAGAGGGCGGCGTGATCCGCTGCAAGAAACAGAACCTGATCAGCGATGAGATCGCGGTACACATCGAAGCCGGCAAACGGGTGACCAAACTGGCGTTAGACTGGCAGGAACGCATTCAACTGGTGTTATCGGACGACGGCTCGCTAAAGCGCCTGAAATTCGCTGATACCCTGCGTGAGCAGAATGACGATATCGATGGTGACGACATCGCCCAACGCTTTGACGCTGACTTTATCCTGATGACCAGCGAACTCGCAGCGTTGATCAAAAGTACCCTCGAAGCGCTTGGCGGCGAAGCCCAGCGTTAA
- the nadR gene encoding multifunctional transcriptional regulator/nicotinamide-nucleotide adenylyltransferase/ribosylnicotinamide kinase NadR, which translates to MLQFDYLKAAIKQKGCTLHQVADASDMTKGYLSQLLNGKIKSPSAQKLQALHRFLGLEYPRREKKIGVVFGKFYPLHTGHIYLIQRACSQVDELHVMLCHDEPRDRALFENSSMSQQPTVSDRLRWLLQTFKYQKNIHIHSFGEQGIEPYPHGWDLWSNAIKAFMAEKGIVPSFIYSSELQDAPCYRKYLGIETILIDPERSFMNISGSQIRQDPFRYWDYIPTEVKPFFVRTVAILGGESSGKSTLVNKLANIFNTTSAWEYGRDYVFSHLGGDEMALQYSDYDKIALGQAQYVDFAVKYANKVAFIDTDFVTTQAFCKKYEGREHPFVQALIDEYRFDLVILLENNTPWVADGLRSLGDPAERKAFQHLLETMLCANNIDYVHVESSDYDKRFLRCVDLVKQLLAMPEHQPIIG; encoded by the coding sequence ATGCTGCAGTTTGACTACCTAAAGGCCGCCATTAAACAGAAAGGCTGTACTCTGCATCAGGTGGCGGATGCTAGCGACATGACCAAAGGTTATCTTAGCCAACTGTTGAACGGTAAAATCAAAAGTCCAAGCGCCCAAAAACTGCAAGCGCTGCACCGCTTTCTGGGGTTGGAATACCCACGGCGGGAAAAAAAAATTGGCGTAGTGTTTGGTAAATTTTACCCGCTACACACCGGCCATATTTACCTGATCCAACGTGCTTGCAGCCAAGTGGATGAATTGCACGTTATGCTGTGCCACGACGAACCGCGCGATCGCGCACTGTTTGAAAACAGCTCAATGTCGCAACAGCCCACGGTCAGTGATCGCTTGCGCTGGTTATTGCAGACCTTCAAATATCAGAAAAACATCCATATTCACTCATTCGGTGAACAGGGGATTGAGCCTTATCCTCACGGCTGGGATCTGTGGAGTAACGCCATAAAAGCCTTTATGGCTGAGAAGGGCATAGTGCCGAGCTTTATCTACTCCAGCGAATTACAGGATGCCCCGTGTTACCGCAAGTATTTGGGTATTGAAACCATTCTTATCGATCCTGAGCGTTCATTTATGAACATCAGCGGTAGCCAAATCCGCCAAGATCCGTTCCGTTACTGGGATTACATCCCAACCGAAGTCAAACCGTTCTTTGTGCGTACCGTGGCGATCCTCGGCGGTGAATCGAGCGGCAAATCGACCCTAGTAAATAAACTGGCGAACATTTTCAACACCACCAGCGCCTGGGAATATGGCCGCGACTATGTGTTCTCGCACCTCGGTGGTGACGAAATGGCGTTACAGTATTCCGACTATGACAAGATAGCCCTCGGCCAGGCGCAATACGTTGATTTTGCCGTGAAGTACGCCAACAAGGTCGCGTTTATCGACACCGACTTTGTCACCACCCAGGCGTTCTGTAAAAAGTATGAAGGGCGCGAGCACCCGTTCGTGCAGGCGCTGATCGACGAGTACCGCTTTGACCTGGTGATCCTGCTGGAAAACAACACCCCTTGGGTTGCGGACGGTTTGCGCAGCCTCGGCGATCCGGCAGAGCGCAAGGCGTTCCAGCACCTGTTGGAAACTATGCTGTGCGCTAATAACATCGACTATGTGCATGTTGAGTCCAGTGATTATGACAAACGTTTCCTGCGCTGTGTTGACCTGGTCAAACAACTGCTAGCGATGCCGGAACATCAACCTATCATTGGTTGA